The sequence TCAACAGCGCGCACTTGACCCGGGCCGGGTACTTGGAGACACCGGCGAACGCGACCGCGTCCTCCAGCACCTCCTCCATCGCCTCGTCGGGCTCCAGCTGCCCCTTCGACTGCATCAGCTCCAGGAACGCGGCCTGGATCTTCTGCGCCTCGCCCAGCTCCTTGCCGACCAGCAGCTCGTTCAGTACGGAGGCGCTGGCCTGGCTGATGGAGCAGCCCTGGCCCTCGTAGCTCACATCGGCGATGGTCTCGCCGTCGTACCGCACCCGCAACGTGATCTCGTCACCGCACGTCGGATTGACGTGATGCACCTCGGCGTCGCCGTCCCGCAGGCCGCGCCCGTGGGGGTGCTTGTAGTGGTCCAGGATCACTTCCTGGTACATGGAATCAAGCTTCACGAGTCAATCCCCAGCCGCTCTAACCGAAAAAGTTCCGGACGTGTTCCAGCCCGTCCACCAGGGCGTCGACCTCGGCGGGCGTGGAGTACAGATAGAACGACGCTCGCGTCGTCGCAGGAATTCCGAAGCGCAGGCAGACCGGGCGGGCGCAGTGGTGGCCGACCCGGACCGCGATGCCCTGTTCGTCCAGGACCTGGCCCACATCGTGCGGGTGGATGTCGCCGAGAGTGAAGGAGATCGTCGCGCCGCGGTCCTCCGCGGTGGCCGGGCCGATGATCCTGAGGTCCGGCACCTCCAGGAGCCGCTTCACCGCGTAGGCGGTGATGGCCTGCTCATGGCGGTGGATGTTCTCCATACCGATCGCCGAGAGGTAGTCCACGGCCGCGCCGAGGCCGACGGCCTGGGCGATCGGGGGCGTACCGGCCTCGAACTTGTGCGGGGCGGGCGCGTAGGTCGAGGAGTGCATCGACACGGTCTCGATCATCTCGCCGCCGCCGAGGAACGGGGGCAGGTCCTCCAGGAGTTCCTGCCGTCCCCAGAGCACGCCGATGCCGGTCGGGCCGACCATCTTGTGGCCGGTGAAGGCCACGAAGTCGGCCTGGAGCGCCTGCACGTCGAGCACCATGTGCGGGGCGGCCTGGGAGGCGTCGATGCAGACGAGCGCACCGACCTCCTGGGCGCGCCGGACGATCTTCTCGACCGGGTTGTGCGTGCCCATGATGTTCGAGACCAGGGTGAAGGAGACGATCTTCGTCTTCTCGGTGATGATCTCGTCGATGTTGGACAGGTCGAGGCGGCCGTCGTCGGTGATGCCGAACCACTTCAGCTTCGCACCGGTCCGCTGCGAGAGCAGCTGCCAGGGCACGATGTTGGAGTGGTGCTCCATCTCCGTGGTGACGATCTCGGTCTCGTGGTCGACCCGGTAGGGCTCGTCGGCCCAGCCGAGCATGTTGGCCACGAGGTTGAGCGACTCCGAGGCGTTCTTGGTGAAGATGACCTCGTTGCGGCTGGGCGCGTTGATGAAAGCGGCGACCTTGTCACGGGCGCCCTCGTACAGCGCCGTGGCCTCCTCCGCGATCGTGTACACGCCGCGGTGCACGTTGGCGTTGTGCCGCTCGTAGTACTCGTTGAGGGCATCGAGGACCTGGCGCGGCTTCTGCGAAGTCGCGGCACTGTCCAGGTAGACGATCTTCTTCCCGTCGTGGACCGTGCGGTCCAGGATGGGGAAGTCCTTGCGGATCGCCTCGGTGTCGAGGAGGCCCGGCAGCTGTGTCACGCGACCGCACCTCCAGAGTTCACTCCGCTCACGGGGCCACCCTTCGTGTAGGCCTCGTAGCCCTCGTTCTCCAGCTTGTCGGCCAGCTCGGCGCCGCCGGACGCGGCGATGCGGCCGTTGGCGAAGACGTGCACGAAGTCGGGCTTGATGTACTTGAGGATGCGCGTGTAGTGGGTGATCAGCAGCGTGCCGACCTCACCGGACTCGCGGACCCGGTTGACGCCCTCGGAGACGGTCTTCAGCGCGTCGACGTCCAGACCGGAGTCCGTCTCGTCGAGGATGGCGACCTTCGGCTTGAGGAGCTCCAGCTGAAGGATCTCGTGGCGCTTCTTCTCGCCGCCGGAGAAGCCCTCGTTGACGTTGCGCTCGGCGAAGGCGGGGTCCATCTGGAGCTCGGACATCGCCTCCTTGACCTCCTTCACCCAGGTACGCAGCTTGGGCGCCTCGCCGCGGACGGCGGTGGCGGAGGTGCGCAGGAAGTTGGAGACCGAGACACCGGGGATCTCGACCGGGTACTGCATGGCGAGGAACAGGCCGGCGCGGGCCCGCTCGTCGACGGACATCTCCAGGACGTCCTCGCCGTCCAGGGTGACCGTGCCGCTGGTGACGGTGTACTTGGGGTGACCGGCCAGCGAGTAGGCGAGGGTGGACTTGCCGGACCCGTTGGGGCCCATGATGGCGTGGGTCTCGCCCTGCTTCACGGTCAGGTCGACGCCCTTGAGGATCTCCTTCGTGGCGTTGTCGGCCTCGACGGTGACGTGCAGGTCGCGGATTTCAAGCGTTGCCATGGGTGACTCAGGACTCCTGGGTGACGGAGACGAGCACATCGTCCCCTTCGATCTTGACGGGGTATACGGGGACGGGGCGCGTCGCGGGAAGGCCGGACGGCTTGCCTGTGCGCAGGTCGAAGCTCGATCCGTGCAGCCAGCACTCGATCGAGCAGTCCTCGACCTCGCCCTCGGACAGCGAGACGTTCGCGTGCGAGCAGATGTCGTTGATCGCGAACACCTCGCCCTCGGTGCGGACGACGGAGACCGGCGTGCCGTCGAGTTCCACCCGCTTGGGGGTGTCGTCCTCCAGCTCGCTCAGCGCGCAGGCTTTCACGAAGGCCATCAGACCGAGGCCTTCAACTCGGTCTCGATCTTGTCGAGCAGGCGGGCCTCGACGTCCGGCAGACCGATCTGCTGGACCAACTCGGCGAAGAAGCCGCGCACGACGAGGCGGCGGGCCTCCTCGGCCGGGATGCCGCGCGACTGGAGGTAGAACAGCTGCTCGTCGTCGAAACGGCCGGTCGCCGAGGCGTGGCCGGCGCCGACGATCTCGCCGGTCTCGATCTCCAGGTTCGGCACCGAGTCGACCCGCGCACCGTCGGTCAGGACCAGGTTGCGGTTCATCTCGTAGGTGTCGGTGCCCTCGGCCGCGGCCTGGATGAGCACGTCGCCGATCCACACGGCGTGGGCGTCCTCGCCCTGGAGCGCGCCCTTGTAGGCCACGTTGGACTTGCAGTGCGGGGTGTTGT comes from Streptomyces sp. Mut1 and encodes:
- the sufU gene encoding Fe-S cluster assembly sulfur transfer protein SufU, which gives rise to MKLDSMYQEVILDHYKHPHGRGLRDGDAEVHHVNPTCGDEITLRVRYDGETIADVSYEGQGCSISQASASVLNELLVGKELGEAQKIQAAFLELMQSKGQLEPDEAMEEVLEDAVAFAGVSKYPARVKCALLSWMAWKDATAKALSEGKTA
- a CDS encoding cysteine desulfurase, yielding MTQLPGLLDTEAIRKDFPILDRTVHDGKKIVYLDSAATSQKPRQVLDALNEYYERHNANVHRGVYTIAEEATALYEGARDKVAAFINAPSRNEVIFTKNASESLNLVANMLGWADEPYRVDHETEIVTTEMEHHSNIVPWQLLSQRTGAKLKWFGITDDGRLDLSNIDEIITEKTKIVSFTLVSNIMGTHNPVEKIVRRAQEVGALVCIDASQAAPHMVLDVQALQADFVAFTGHKMVGPTGIGVLWGRQELLEDLPPFLGGGEMIETVSMHSSTYAPAPHKFEAGTPPIAQAVGLGAAVDYLSAIGMENIHRHEQAITAYAVKRLLEVPDLRIIGPATAEDRGATISFTLGDIHPHDVGQVLDEQGIAVRVGHHCARPVCLRFGIPATTRASFYLYSTPAEVDALVDGLEHVRNFFG
- the sufC gene encoding Fe-S cluster assembly ATPase SufC — encoded protein: MATLEIRDLHVTVEADNATKEILKGVDLTVKQGETHAIMGPNGSGKSTLAYSLAGHPKYTVTSGTVTLDGEDVLEMSVDERARAGLFLAMQYPVEIPGVSVSNFLRTSATAVRGEAPKLRTWVKEVKEAMSELQMDPAFAERNVNEGFSGGEKKRHEILQLELLKPKVAILDETDSGLDVDALKTVSEGVNRVRESGEVGTLLITHYTRILKYIKPDFVHVFANGRIAASGGAELADKLENEGYEAYTKGGPVSGVNSGGAVA
- a CDS encoding bifunctional 3-phenylpropionate/cinnamic acid dioxygenase ferredoxin subunit; this encodes MAFVKACALSELEDDTPKRVELDGTPVSVVRTEGEVFAINDICSHANVSLSEGEVEDCSIECWLHGSSFDLRTGKPSGLPATRPVPVYPVKIEGDDVLVSVTQES